CAAACCATTCAATAAAAGAAGCACCATAAGCAACTTCGCCTTTTGCTTCAGCTAAAGGTTTACCTTGCTCAGATGTTAAAATACGACCCAAATCATCTTGGTTTGCCATCATTAAATCAAACCAATTACGTAATAAGGTAGAACGTTCATTTGCTGATTTTGCAGACCATGCCTTTAACGCCTTTTTAGCTGATTGTATCGCTAATTCAGTTTCAGTCACGCCAGCATTGCACACCTTAGCAATTTCTTCACCTGTAGCGGGGTTTAGAATTGCTATTTCATTAACACAATAGTGCCAACAACCATTGATATAAGAAGCGTGTTTTAATAATTTTTGATCGTTTAAATGTTGCATACTTATTGAACCCTTAAATAATATTATATGGCAAAAAATAGTGCTCTATAGCCGTTATTATAGCGTACAAATAAAATTATTTAGAGAAGTCTATCAAGACCATTTTCAAGAGGTTTGTATATATAGCGTGCTTAGAAAAATAGATCAGGGTAAGACATTGGTTAGTTAGGGTATTAGCCACAGTGAAAGTAGCTTTTTGATTCGCGATATTAGTATTTTGTTTAATGATTATCGGAGGGTAATAATAGTAAGAACGAAAAAACTGTGAAGTATAGATAAAAGGCTATTACCTATACTTCTTTTGTTATGTGTTCTTTATAGTGATTTTCGATTAATTCTAAAATTAGTTAACTTTAAAATTAGTTAACTTTAAAATTATTAACTGTTGTAAACCCATGCTAAAAAGCATTTTGAATCAATTACATTAGTAAATTTAATTAATTTTGAACCGTTTTGATCAGTAACAACAATATTATTTTTGTTAACTGAAATAGATTGTACAGGAGATTTAATTGAATAAATCATTCCTTTGTATGTATAAGACATAATAAAACTCTTTTAATTTGCGTTTAGACGCATGAATAATAAAAGCTATATTATTGTGTGAAAACTTTTCGATATTTATAAATATCAACTCAATACGAGATTATATCTCGATAACTCAGACAATAATTGAAGCTTAATAATTTGAGTGATGGCTAACTGTGAAAGGGAAAGACAAAACAATGATTATCGTAGAAGATAACCTGTTAGATAAACGAGAGGAGAGTAAATAACACGAGAAGTATATCGGTGAATTATAGTTAAGTAAACACTTTATATTGAAATACTGCTATTTATTTTAATTAAAATTAAAAAGACTCTAATAAATAGAGTCTTTTTAGTCGTTAATCGAGTTCTATATGTTTCTATATTTAAAAATAAAAACAATAAAGCTGATCTAGTAGTTAATCATTAAGAGAATTAAATATTTTGCTAAACGACGTTGCTACATCGATAGTAATTGGCAGCTTTAATTTTCTAGCAATATCGCTAGATGAAATTACGCCGCGAATATGGTGATGACTTTGATCAAGTACTAGGCAGTGTCTAACTTTATAATGTTTTAATGCCTCTATAACATCACTCACCTTAGCTCTCTCCAGCTCTTCAAAATTAAACGCATTTAATGAAGCTCTAGTAATCATTACGTCAGACACTAATAGCTCTTCACGGCTGTAACCTTGTGCTATTTTTGCCATAATATTTTGTTCGCTGACCTCATTACTGGTAATAACACCCAAAAAGTCATCCTCTGCTGTAACCACTATTTTCATATGAACATGTTCTTTCATCATTAACTTTATCGCATCTACTGCTAACGTACTTGCTTCAATCATAAGTGGTTTATGTTGATTAAAATCAGTAAAAATATTAATTGCAGGTGAATGCATATGTATTTCTTGAAACTGTTCAGGTGTTGCAATTTGATCGATTTTGTCTAAATCAAGAAGAGAAAGTGTTTTCATAATAGCCTCTTTATCTGTTCTAACTTACTACAGATAATTAAATAATTTTTATTAACGAAGCAATCAAAGTAATAACTATGATTTAACTATAATTTGATTAATTCGTTGTATGTTTTATAAAAAATTTGACTACACTAAAATATGTCGGTGGCTTACACAGCTGTACCGCTAGTTCTTATTGTTAAATAAAATAGTTATACAATAAGGTTAATTTATATTTCAGCGTAAAGGACTATGAAATAGGAGGTGCTCGGGGATTCGTTACAAAACGAGTAGTAGTAACAAAAGTAATTTTTTTATCTAAAGTACGTACTGGGTGATATTTATTGCTTTGATAAAGGCTCGATGCAGTAGGTAATGCATCAGTAGGCTGATCGTTAACTTCACTATTATCTATTGATAAGTGAACAATAGCTGAATCAAGGTTTTCGATATCAAAGGTGTCTTTATTCTCTGCAATACTATATGCAGTGAACAATACCAATAAAATGGTGCAATATCGAAAAAAGTAGTTTAGATTCATAACTTCATACTAAGTTAACTTAGATTAAGAGTAAATATAAATTTCAATATAATTACAGTCTTTAATTTGTTGCTATTAGGCAAATCTAAAAAGGGAATAAATTATTTAAATTCCCATTCACCTTAAAGTTTATCCTTCAATAACTTCTGCTGACAAAGCATCTTTTTCTTGTTCCATTAAAAAGTGTTCATTTTGTCTAAGCATTTTTGTAATGTCGATAACGTAATCAACACCACGTTCAGAATAAGGTAATAAACCAGCAGCTAGAACTTCTGGGTTTAACTCCTGCTCTTGTGACCTTAATTCATATCTAATAGTACGAAAAACACGATAAGCATTATGAGAATTAATATTATCAAAATAATGAGCAACCGCTTCATCTAAGCTTTGAAAAGCAGCAACTTCATGGTTCGCACCGGTATCTCTACTATTAGGTACCATGCCACATCCCTCTTGATAACACCAAATCCCAAAGAAATTTAACCCTATTCGAGAAAAACGTGAAGTGCCCCAAGCTGATTCATTAGCCGCTTGAACTAACACTAAAGGCATAGGAATAACGTCTACACGCAAGAGTAAGGCATTTAATTGTGACAAAATTGAGGCGTTTTTATTAACCCGATACTTTTTGACTAATTGCTTTAGTTCTTGCTGCTCTTGTTCAGATAAAGGTATTTCTAATGAAACATGCTCAAGCCAAGCATTCAATTTTGATCTAGTTTCTAATAGTTTATTATTCTGCTTCATTACTGCAGGTTTTATAAAGTCAAAAAACTTTTTCTTTTTGGTTTGTATATCTAAAATAGAAGCAAAATCAGGTAGTTTTACCTTATGTAATGGCTTCTCAATTTCTTTTTTTATGATTTTTTTTATTGGTTTGTTTTTTATAACCTTAGCGAGTGGTTCATCAATCGTTTGCTCTACTACTTTTGGTTTCAAAAAAGTAAAGGGGGCGAATAAAGAAACCACCAAAAAGAATAATAAAACAGCTTTAATTAACATTGAGCTTTTCATAAATAGTCCATAATTTACTGAATTTACGCTGAAAATGTATCATCTGAATCAGATTGACTAGCTTTAGGAACTACTTTTGTTGAATTATGAGGGTTATCAACATACTTATCAGTCGCTATACTAATGCCAAATATTTCACGATATAAAATCCCTTTAACATTATAATAAAGCGGTGCAAGAAATGAGATGCCAATCAATAAAACAATAATACCTAATGGGGCAAAGCTTGATTCAATGAGTAGTGCCAAAGGCATAAATAAAAGTACTAAGGAGAGAAACAAAACAACATAAATATAAAGTAAAGATAAAAACTTAAAGCGTAACGTTTGAATAGATAAAATAATTGCTTTCATTGGCGTCATTTTTTTCTCAATAACTAGCGGAATCGTTAACGATAATGTTATTGCTAAAAACACACCGGGCAACACAAGCAACTGAAAACCAATACTAATTAGCACTGAAGTAAATAAGGCACATAAAACAACCCAGCTTGCACGTTGTAAAAAAGAAAATGTCATTTTCACATTAGTTTTCATCCCAACAGCATGCGATACCCCCATCATTTCAACGCCACCTAAAAAAGGCCACACAGCAATGGTAACAACTACATTTAATAACATACTTGCTTCTGGATCGGCTAATACCGCTTCAATCCCACCAAGATAATTACTTCCAACAAAAGAAACTAACATACCAAGTAATACGGAAAACAATAAACCGACGTTCATTGAAATTCTAGACTTTAATGTTTGTTGCCAAGCTTCGGTGAAAATGGCTCTAATATCAATTTGATAGTCACCTTTAAGGGCACTTTCAATATTACCACCAACTTGTACAATAGTTATTTTCTCTGGCAAAACAATGATCCTTTTATGCTTTTTTTCGTTAGATTTTATCACTAAATACGGATGAAGAATTAAATGACGGGATATTATACCCGAATATAAAACAGAATGTTGATAGAGGTATGTCGTCTAGCCCAAATCACTTGCTACAATTTGTATCGCTAATAGCAATAACACTGCGCCCATTACCCGATCAATAAGGTAGCCTTTTATTTGTAAGAAATTTCTCATTTTATGGTGTGTTAATAAATAAGATAAAAAAACAAACCAAATAGCCGTAGCTGCAGCCATATACAAACCATAACCAAGCTTAATAGAGAAAGGCGTTTCTGGTGCAATAACGACTGAATACACACTAACAAAAAACAATGTTGCTTTAACATTTAGTCCATTAATCAAAAACCCCGTAAAAAAAGCATTTTTTGCCGAAGGTGTTTGATCGTAATTATTAATTGAAACATTTAAATCATTAATTGACCCCGAAGGTTTTTTCGCGCGTAAACCATGCCAAGCGATATAACAAAAATAACTCGCGGCAATATATTTTAGTACGGTAAATAAACGTTCATCACTTGCAATGATCACCCCTACCCCAACGAGAGAATAAGTAACATGCAATAAAATTCCTGTACCTATACCTAAACTGGTAAAAATAGCGATTCGACGATCGTATCGAATACTTTGCTTTAATATAATAGCAAAATCAGGACCTGGACTTGCGACAGCAAGCAAATGTACGGCTGCAACAACAAAAAACTGTTCTAAATATGACATACTGATTTTATTTACTTTTGTTTAAGAATGTTTCGAATGAATTCGCTGAAGGATTTCCTGAAAAAAGTTAGTGCCTTTTTCATTTGCCAACGCAATATTATTCTCAGGAATTTTTTCTGGTTCATTATAAACAGATAAAACCCTAGCCATACTCGCTTCGCGAATTATATGAATAATAGGATATGGTGAACGGTTGGTAAAATTACTGCTATCATCATAGTCTTCACCCTCAAAACAATATTCAGGGTGCATACTCGCCAGTTGAAAACCCCCTTCAAAACCAGACTCAACGAGTAGATCATTTCCATAATCAACCAAATCTAAATAACGTTCAAAACTACGAAAGCCATCACTATAAATGATTAACGTGGTTTCAATTTCATCATGCGCTTGTAAATAACGACACTGCTCTATTAATTCATGTAAAGCAGCCTTTACTTGATCAGCACTGGAATGATGATAATAAATAGTATTATTTACAAATTCTTTTTTCGCAAAAGGACAAAAATTAAGCGCTATTATAACTTCTTTTAGCCATTGTTTAGTCGCCTTTATCTCTGTAGAAATATCTGCACTTTCTATATTTACGATGTTCGTTTTATTTATGGACATAAATGTAATTCTAATGAAATTATCTGCGCGCTAGTTTATCCTGTATAAGAATTAAATTATACGGTGAAATCCTCGATAAGAATTGGTATTAATTCTTTAGTTAATCGATTGCTGTAATTGCCACATTTTACTGTATTTACCTTGCAAGGCTAGTAAATCTTGATGGTTACCTTGTTCCACAACTTCACCTTCACTCATCACAATAATATTATCGCTATCAACAATAGTGGATAATCGATGAGCAATAACCAAACTTGTGCGATTTTTGGTAACATCATTAATCGCCCTTAGAATAGCTTGCTCTGAGTGGCTATCTAATGATGATGTCGCTTCATCAAATACCAAAATCTGTGGGTTTTTCAAAATAGTACGAGCAATAGCAACTCGCTGCTTTTCACCGCCAGAAAGCTTTAAACCACGCTCCCCTACCATAGTATCTATGCCATCAGGTAAACTGTTTACAAACTTAGTTAAGTGCGCTAATTCTATTGCATGCATCACTTGTGCTGCACTCGCATCTGGATTGCCATAATTCACATTTGCAAATAAAGTATCATTAAATAACACCGTATCTTGCGGTACTATGCCGATATGTTGACGAAGTGAATTTTGTGTTACTTTGCTAATATCTTGATTATCAATACTAATAGAGCCTGAACTAACATCATAAAAACGAAATAGTAATTTAACCAATGTTGACTTACCTGAGCCACTTTCACCAACAACGGCAACTTTCTCGCCTCCTTTAATAGTAAAGCTTATGCCTTTAATAATTGGGCGCTTGCTATTATACGAAAAGTGAATGTTATCAAAACAAATATCAGCTTGATCAACGATTAGCTCATTCGCATCAACGTGATCTTGTACTTTTGGTGATTTATCTAATAAGCCAAATAAGTTTTCAATATTCGCTAGAGAGCCTTTAATTTCACGATAAACAAAACCTAAAAAGTTTAATGGCATAAACAATTGCATCATAAAAGCGTTAATAAGAACAAAGTCTCCTAACGTCATTTTTTCTTCGCTAACATGTACCGCAGCTAGTGCTAACATTGACGTCATCGCTATAGCGATAATAAGTGCTTGCCCACCATTTAAAGCGAATAATGATAAACGATTCTTAATTTTGGCTTGTTCCCACGTGCTTAATTGTTTGTCGTACGCCTGCGCTTCATAATCTTCATTGGTGAAATATTTAACAGTTTCATAGTTAAGTAGGCTATCAATAGCACGTGTATTGCTGGAAGAATCTGCTTTATTGGCCGCTCTAACATAACGTGTACGTAATTCTGTCGCATACACTGAATAAGCAATATAGGAGAGTATTGACCCTAAGGTAATTAACGCAAACCAGATGCCATAATTAATAAATAAAATAGTCACTACCATAACAATTTCAAGCAAGGTAGGCACAATATTAAAAATCATAAAGCGCATTAAAAAGCTAATCCCCGAGGTCCCTCGATCAATATCGCGAGACAACCCACCCGTTTGGCGGTTCAAATGGAAATCTAAATCTAACTGATGCAAATGACGAAATACTCTTAAACCAATGCGTCGTATTGCTCGCTCGGTTACTCGTCCAAATAAGGTGTCGCGTATTTCTGCAAAGACCACAATAGATAAACGTACTAAACCGTATGCTAGTACCAAGCCTATAGGTACAACTAAGGCTTGCGCACTTTCAGGTGCTTTGCCGTCTAAGGTATCAACAATATCCTTTAAAATAAAAGGCAAATAAACGCTCGCAATTTTAGTCAAAATCAAACAACAAAAAGCCACTGCAATTCGTTTTTTAAATTCAAATAAATACGGTAGGATAAGTTTAAAAGCTTTCCAATTTAGCGTGGTAACTTCGTGTTCAGGATAGCTTGATCGGCGCATAATCTATTAATATCAAAGTAGTTTAAAGTCATTCTATGCCAACTTGCTATGTTTATCACTCGGTAATACTTAAATAGCTTATTTATTATTACAATAACTTGAGCACGATACTTGTACTATCCGAGGCATTCTTTAGCCATCTGCTCAGTTATAAAAATTAAATAATTGTTATACCAGTTTCATTAATTAAGTGAATAATTTTATACGTAGAAAAAATTGCCAAACACAAAGCATTAATTTCAATAACTAGTTGTTCTAATTATTAAATAAATAACGATGTAGTTAGTGATTTTAGCAAGTAGAAATGATCACATAGCTAGTGAGATTGGTATTATGATGACACCCTATTTCTTCCACTTTCTTTAGCTATATATAATTGTTTATCTGCTTGTTTATATAAAGATTCAATAGAAGGGTATTCTTTATTTAAGACAGATATACCGATACTAACTGTTATGCCAATAGTGAGTTCCTTATACATAAACATTTTATCTTCTATAGTTTGACGTATTTTATCGGCAATCACCTTTGCCCCATAAAGTGAAGTATCATTAAGTAAGATTGTAAATTCTTCACCGCCAATACGAGAAAAAACATCACTTTTACGCAGAATTCCTTCTATTTTTTTTACTAAGAATATCAATATAAAATCACCGGCATGGTGTCCATAGGTATCATTTATTTTTTTGAAATAATCTATATCAATCATTAAAAGCGATACTGTTTTTTCTCTCTTATAGCTATATTAATTAGATCTTGAGACACTTTAAAAAAGTAGCGGCGATTGTAGGTATTAGTCAATTCATCCATTATTGATAATAGATGTAATTTACTAGCACTTTTTTCTAAATCTTCATGAGCTTTGATACTCGATAGACGATTGTTATATATAGCCTTTGAAAGCAGAATAGTCGCTGGTATATAAATAAGTGTAAGAACAATTAAACCGATATGATAATGCTCGCCAAAGTAAATCAGAATAATGATTTGAGGCGTAATCATTGAGAAAAAAAAGATCAAATATGCCTTATAAAGTGAAGACATTGATAATGCCGCCGCTGTTATAATCCCTATAATCATAACAAAAATAACTAATTCATAAGGTTGAGGCGCATATATAAGCGATAAAATAGAGGTTATTGTCCACATAAAAGCTTGGAATATATTCGAAACAATAAAATACATTTCATTTTTTAATATTTTTTCTTTATCCTTTACATCCAAATATTTTTTAAACATTTTGGCGTTATAAAAACGATACAAAGCTAATAGAATTTGTAATACAAACCACACAACCAAAATCTTCATTGGAATATATTTAATAAATATTCCAATATAAGCGATAGAAACTATGAGCATAGCAATCATAGCTCTGGGTGTTTGCTCAACTAGGCTTTTTACAAGTTTAGGATGGACTGTACACATATAGATCCCTTATGATTTAATCAGTAACTTTTCCTACTTAATCAATTAATCTTATCTTCTGCATAGCAAAAAGTAAGATTAACCTAGTAAATTTATAACTGTTTGTATTAAAGGCATAAAAATTAGACTAAATTAACAAGCATAAAGAAACTGCTCACCTAATCCAGGCTATTAACTAAAACATTGTTAATAAGCCTTTATATCTTTGCACTTATAGCCAAAGTGTTATCAATTAATTAGTTTACTTTATATAACTTTAGTAAAAACATCATTGAAAAGTAAGTGTTTAAATATAAACTTCCCTATATAAACCATACTATTAACAAGATTCGTGACATAAACAGATAAAACCTTCTAACATTATCATAGAGTTTAGCTATGCTAAGTGCTTGAGCACTAGGCTGATATTGTCTAAAATAGCGTACTTTTTATTTTATTTAGGTTAATAACATGAGCGATACTAAATCGTTACCCGCTTTACCAGATCGCCTTTCGGGTAATCCTCGTAGCCCACATCATGTGGAAGAAATTTTTGAGCACAATATCGGTATTCGATTAAACGGTAAAGAGCGTAAAGATGTGGAAGAATATTGTATTAGTGAAGGTTGGGTAAAAATAGCATCACCTAAAGCATTAGACCGCCGTGGACAACCACTTTTACTGAAGTTAAAAGGAACTGTTGAAGCTTTTTATAGCTAAATTTTTATAACTAAAAGTGACGCTGACTTTCAACGTTATAAGTTACAAAAGATATAGAGCAAGTTGTCAGCTAACTCTCTGGCAACTTCACATTGTAATGAGTATATAATGCTTTAATATTTTGCTTTTACGTACGTTATGTTTATTCCTCAGCTAGTGAGTATCAATAGTGTAAACATTAAAGGTGGGACAAATGACAAAGAAATATAATACTTTTAACGAGTTTTATCCGTTTTACTTAAGTCAGCATACTAATGCGATATGTCGTCGGTTACATTTTTTTGGCTCTTGTTGCATAATTTTGTTAATACTTTATGTGTCGATATCTAATAAATTATATTTACTGTGGTATATCCCTTTTATTGGTTATGGCTTCGCTTGGGTCGGACACTTTAACTTTGAAAAAAATAGACCCGCTACATTTACTTACCCACTTTACAGCTTAATGGGTGACTGGGTTATGTTTAAAGATATGCTGGTTGGTAAAATTAAGTTTTAAGCTAATTTATATTTAACAAAAGTTAAAGGCCAACACGATTCTCCTACCCTTTTTTAGGTTTAGTTTCACCCTATAACCTCAGTATTTTATCGAAAACATAACATTTTCCAGATAGTTAACAATTAAAGGCAAAACCATGATTCGCCCCACTAAAGAAGAAATAAGAGAACTACCTTTATATAAAGGTCTTGCCCTTAACGATATTACTATTATTGAAAGTAAACATGATGCTGCCGATGCATTAAAAAAATTGAAAGCTGAAGTTTGCCTTGGCTTCGATACGGAGACTAAACCTATTTTTAATAAAGGTGAAAAAAGCCCAGGCCCAACATTAATACAGCTATCAACTCAAGAAAAAGCTTACCTTTTCCCAACACGATTTCCTGATGCAGTAGCGGCAGCTAGGGAAATATTGAGTGATCCGAAGATAGAAAAAGTAGGTTTTGGTATTAAAGGTGATAACAAAGAGCTCCGCAGTAAACTTAATATTGAAATAGCGAACACACAAGATTTATCTATAACATTGAAAAATTTAGCCGGTGAAAAGAATAGTATAGGAGCTCGTGCTGCTGTAGCAATGGTACTTAAGTCGAGACTAGGAAAAGGTGCTCAGAAGTCTAATTGGGGCGCTTACCCACTTAAGAGTAGCCAAATTTTGTACGCAGCAAACGATGCGCATTCAGCTATTTGTGTGCTAAATGCCTTGAATGCTAAAAATACTATAGATTCATCTATTTAATTTTGAATAGAAAGTTAATTTGAGCAACATAGTATAAACATCACAAGCAGACATTGTTACAAGACCAAAATTTAGACATAAAAAAAGTGCAACTTAAATAGCTGCACTCTTTTAACTAGCTTGTTATGCATCCTGCATCTTATTCAGTGTTCTCATTCATCCTTAAAAACTTTCCTTAGTATATCCTTTGAGTAAACTCCTACTCATTGTCCTTAGCTATAAATCCTTTTACTTCCTTGCAAATTATATCCTCAATTACTTTGAGGCTAATTCCATTTAGATGTGCTTCCTAAGCAATATCTTCCTAATATCAATTATCCTTAATTGATCACATCCTTGTTCATTTATCCCTTAGCGAAATCCTATTCGCCTGATTTAT
The sequence above is a segment of the Colwellia sp. 20A7 genome. Coding sequences within it:
- a CDS encoding CBS domain-containing protein → MKTLSLLDLDKIDQIATPEQFQEIHMHSPAINIFTDFNQHKPLMIEASTLAVDAIKLMMKEHVHMKIVVTAEDDFLGVITSNEVSEQNIMAKIAQGYSREELLVSDVMITRASLNAFNFEELERAKVSDVIEALKHYKVRHCLVLDQSHHHIRGVISSSDIARKLKLPITIDVATSFSKIFNSLND
- a CDS encoding glucosaminidase domain-containing protein; its protein translation is MKSSMLIKAVLLFFLVVSLFAPFTFLKPKVVEQTIDEPLAKVIKNKPIKKIIKKEIEKPLHKVKLPDFASILDIQTKKKKFFDFIKPAVMKQNNKLLETRSKLNAWLEHVSLEIPLSEQEQQELKQLVKKYRVNKNASILSQLNALLLRVDVIPMPLVLVQAANESAWGTSRFSRIGLNFFGIWCYQEGCGMVPNSRDTGANHEVAAFQSLDEAVAHYFDNINSHNAYRVFRTIRYELRSQEQELNPEVLAAGLLPYSERGVDYVIDITKMLRQNEHFLMEQEKDALSAEVIEG
- a CDS encoding LysE family translocator: MSYLEQFFVVAAVHLLAVASPGPDFAIILKQSIRYDRRIAIFTSLGIGTGILLHVTYSLVGVGVIIASDERLFTVLKYIAASYFCYIAWHGLRAKKPSGSINDLNVSINNYDQTPSAKNAFFTGFLINGLNVKATLFFVSVYSVVIAPETPFSIKLGYGLYMAAATAIWFVFLSYLLTHHKMRNFLQIKGYLIDRVMGAVLLLLAIQIVASDLG
- a CDS encoding DUF1415 domain-containing protein yields the protein MSINKTNIVNIESADISTEIKATKQWLKEVIIALNFCPFAKKEFVNNTIYYHHSSADQVKAALHELIEQCRYLQAHDEIETTLIIYSDGFRSFERYLDLVDYGNDLLVESGFEGGFQLASMHPEYCFEGEDYDDSSNFTNRSPYPIIHIIREASMARVLSVYNEPEKIPENNIALANEKGTNFFQEILQRIHSKHS
- a CDS encoding ABCB family ABC transporter ATP-binding protein/permease, which encodes MRRSSYPEHEVTTLNWKAFKLILPYLFEFKKRIAVAFCCLILTKIASVYLPFILKDIVDTLDGKAPESAQALVVPIGLVLAYGLVRLSIVVFAEIRDTLFGRVTERAIRRIGLRVFRHLHQLDLDFHLNRQTGGLSRDIDRGTSGISFLMRFMIFNIVPTLLEIVMVVTILFINYGIWFALITLGSILSYIAYSVYATELRTRYVRAANKADSSSNTRAIDSLLNYETVKYFTNEDYEAQAYDKQLSTWEQAKIKNRLSLFALNGGQALIIAIAMTSMLALAAVHVSEEKMTLGDFVLINAFMMQLFMPLNFLGFVYREIKGSLANIENLFGLLDKSPKVQDHVDANELIVDQADICFDNIHFSYNSKRPIIKGISFTIKGGEKVAVVGESGSGKSTLVKLLFRFYDVSSGSISIDNQDISKVTQNSLRQHIGIVPQDTVLFNDTLFANVNYGNPDASAAQVMHAIELAHLTKFVNSLPDGIDTMVGERGLKLSGGEKQRVAIARTILKNPQILVFDEATSSLDSHSEQAILRAINDVTKNRTSLVIAHRLSTIVDSDNIIVMSEGEVVEQGNHQDLLALQGKYSKMWQLQQSIN
- a CDS encoding GGDEF domain-containing protein encodes the protein MIDIDYFKKINDTYGHHAGDFILIFLVKKIEGILRKSDVFSRIGGEEFTILLNDTSLYGAKVIADKIRQTIEDKMFMYKELTIGITVSIGISVLNKEYPSIESLYKQADKQLYIAKESGRNRVSS
- a CDS encoding DUF3297 family protein, giving the protein MSDTKSLPALPDRLSGNPRSPHHVEEIFEHNIGIRLNGKERKDVEEYCISEGWVKIASPKALDRRGQPLLLKLKGTVEAFYS
- a CDS encoding DUF962 domain-containing protein codes for the protein MTKKYNTFNEFYPFYLSQHTNAICRRLHFFGSCCIILLILYVSISNKLYLLWYIPFIGYGFAWVGHFNFEKNRPATFTYPLYSLMGDWVMFKDMLVGKIKF
- a CDS encoding 3'-5' exonuclease → MIRPTKEEIRELPLYKGLALNDITIIESKHDAADALKKLKAEVCLGFDTETKPIFNKGEKSPGPTLIQLSTQEKAYLFPTRFPDAVAAAREILSDPKIEKVGFGIKGDNKELRSKLNIEIANTQDLSITLKNLAGEKNSIGARAAVAMVLKSRLGKGAQKSNWGAYPLKSSQILYAANDAHSAICVLNALNAKNTIDSSI